A window of the Pangasianodon hypophthalmus isolate fPanHyp1 chromosome 12, fPanHyp1.pri, whole genome shotgun sequence genome harbors these coding sequences:
- the muc13b gene encoding mucin-13b isoform X15, translated as MALIKKVLSLCLLILLVGATTTAITPTDSGATTTAITSTDSGATTTAPTPTDSGATTTAITSTDSGATTTAPTPTDSGATTTAITSTDSGATTTAPTPTDSGATTTAPTPTDSGATTTAPTPTDSGATTTAPTPTDSGATTTAPTPTDSGATTTAPTPTDSDPCASNPCLSDSTCQQLLTNYTCVCRPGLFYNETLKLCTLARTFPTDLRFPDMTYKEAMKNKNSKEFQTIAHDILKEIKEVFKGKNGYLGSTVLSLNPGSVIADVENFFSLSSEVNKIEVEEALKSATGTGSGFLKGATVEPSDICRSGFCEDSSTVCTAENGLANCVCKGGYVKLTATQQACYSCPSGEKAVGDQYCKPCPFGYSGFNCKESYLLILVVVACVLGVLLLGTLIGTVVLYTRSTKTTKSSEKDTPKGNLEFNKPAGIPRIPRVNPNTGWQPTNLEMTDSGSRRALVTKDRTENTAMWDSDYSDDTRGYKSQMPSRTGYGAAGAYNGSRASKNPYSDVYGDRIRRY; from the exons ATGGCTCTAATTAAAAAAGTCTTGAGCTTATGCTTACTGATTCTGCTTGTGG GTGCAACCACAACTGCTATCACTCCAACTGACTCAG GTGCAACCACAACTGCTATCACTTCAACTGACTCAG GTGCAACCACAACTGCTCCCACTCCAACTGACTCAG GTGCAACCACAACTGCTATCACTTCAACTGACTCAG GTGCAACCACAACTGCTCCCACTCCAACTGACTCAG GTGCAACCACAACTGCTATCACTTCAACTGACTCAG GTGCAACCACAACTGCTCCCACTCCAACTGACTCAG GTGCAACCACAACTGCTCCCACTCCAACTGACTCAG GTGCAACCACAACTGCTCCCACTCCAACTGACTCAG GTGCAACCACAACTGCTCCCACTCCAACTGACTCAG GTGCAACCACAACTGCTCCCACTCCAACTGACTCAG GTGCAACCACAACTGCTCCCACTCCAACTGACTCAG ATCCCTGTGCCTCGAACCCTTGTTTGTCAGACAGCACCTGTCAACAGCTCCTGACTAactacacgtgtgtgtgtcgACCGGGACTGTTCTataatgaaacactgaaattatGTACTCTAG CAAGGACTTTCCCAACAGATTTAAGATTTCCAGACATGACATATAAAGAagcaatgaaaaacaaaaactcaaaAGAATTCCAAACGATAGCACATGATATTCTTAAAGAG ATTAAGGAAGTTTTCAAGGGTAAAAATGGTTATCTTGGATCCACAGTTCTGAGTCTAAA CCCAGGCAGTGTCATAGCAGATGTGGAGAATTTCTTCAGTCTTTCGTCAGAAGTTAATAAAATTGAAGTAGAGGAGGCACTAAAGTCAGCAACTGGCACTGGATCTGGGTTTTTAAAAGGCGCTACAGTCGAGC caagtgacataTGCCGTAGTGGATTCTGTGAAGATTCAAGCACAGTATGTACAGCCGAGAATGGTCTAGCTAATTGCGTTTGCAAGGGCGGATATGTAAAGTTGACAGCAACACAACAGGCATGCTATT CTTGTCCCAGTGGTGAGAAAGCAGTGGGTGATCAGTATTGTAAACC aTGTCCTTTTGGATACTCTGGTTTCAACTGTAAAGAAT CGTACCTCTTAATTCTGGTTGTGGTCGCCTGTGTTTTGGGCGTACTTCTTCTCGGCACTCTCATAGGCACTGTAGTCTTGTACACGAG GTCAACGAAAACAACCAAATCTTCAGAAAAAGATACCCCGAAAGGCAATCTGGAGTTCAACAAACCTGCAGGAATTCCCAGGATCCCACGGGTTAACCCTAATACTGGCTGGCAACCAACCAATCTGGAGATGACAGACAGTGGAAGCAGACGTGCCCTGGTCACAAAAGATCGCACAGAGAACACAGCG ATGTGGGACTCTGACTACAGTGATGACACAAGGGGCTATAAGAGCCAGATGCCCTCTAGAACAGGATATGGAGCCGCTGGAGCGTATAACGGCTCCAGGGCCTCAAAGAATCCCTACAGTGATGTATATGGGGACAGAATACGCAGATACTAA
- the muc13b gene encoding mucin-13b isoform X5, producing MALIKKVLSLCLLILLVGATTTAITPTDSGATTTAITSTDSGATTTAPTPTDSGATTTAITSTDSGATTTAPTPTDSGATTTAPTPTDSGATTTAPTPTDSGATTTAPTPTDSGATTTAPTPTDSGATTTAPTPTDSGATTTAPTPTDSGATTTAPTPTDSGATTTAPTPTDSDPCASNPCLSDSTCQQLLTNYTCVCRPGLFYNETLKLCTLARTFPTDLRFPDMTYKEAMKNKNSKEFQTIAHDILKEIKEVFKGKNGYLGSTVLSLNPGSVIADVENFFSLSSEVNKIEVEEALKSATGTGSGFLKGATVEPSDICRSGFCEDSSTVCTAENGLANCVCKGGYVKLTATQQACYSCPSGEKAVGDQYCKPCPFGYSGFNCKESYLLILVVVACVLGVLLLGTLIGTVVLYTRSTKTTKSSEKDTPKGNLEFNKPAGIPRIPRVNPNTGWQPTNLEMTDSGSRRALVTKDRTENTAMWDSDYSDDTRGYKSQMPSRTGYGAAGAYNGSRASKNPYSDVYGDRIRRY from the exons ATGGCTCTAATTAAAAAAGTCTTGAGCTTATGCTTACTGATTCTGCTTGTGG GTGCAACCACAACTGCTATCACTCCAACTGACTCAG GTGCAACCACAACTGCTATCACTTCAACTGACTCAG GTGCAACCACAACTGCTCCCACTCCAACTGACTCAG GTGCAACCACAACTGCTATCACTTCAACTGACTCAG GTGCAACCACAACTGCTCCCACTCCAACTGACTCAG GTGCAACCACAACTGCTCCCACTCCAACTGACTCAG GTGCAACCACAACTGCTCCCACTCCAACTGACTCAG GTGCAACCACAACTGCTCCCACTCCAACTGACTCAG GTGCAACCACAACTGCTCCCACTCCAACTGACTCAG GTGCAACCACAACTGCTCCCACTCCAACTGACTCAG GTGCAACCACAACTGCTCCCACTCCAACTGACTCAG GTGCAACCACAACTGCTCCCACTCCAACTGACTCAG GTGCAACCACAACTGCTCCCACTCCAACTGACTCAG ATCCCTGTGCCTCGAACCCTTGTTTGTCAGACAGCACCTGTCAACAGCTCCTGACTAactacacgtgtgtgtgtcgACCGGGACTGTTCTataatgaaacactgaaattatGTACTCTAG CAAGGACTTTCCCAACAGATTTAAGATTTCCAGACATGACATATAAAGAagcaatgaaaaacaaaaactcaaaAGAATTCCAAACGATAGCACATGATATTCTTAAAGAG ATTAAGGAAGTTTTCAAGGGTAAAAATGGTTATCTTGGATCCACAGTTCTGAGTCTAAA CCCAGGCAGTGTCATAGCAGATGTGGAGAATTTCTTCAGTCTTTCGTCAGAAGTTAATAAAATTGAAGTAGAGGAGGCACTAAAGTCAGCAACTGGCACTGGATCTGGGTTTTTAAAAGGCGCTACAGTCGAGC caagtgacataTGCCGTAGTGGATTCTGTGAAGATTCAAGCACAGTATGTACAGCCGAGAATGGTCTAGCTAATTGCGTTTGCAAGGGCGGATATGTAAAGTTGACAGCAACACAACAGGCATGCTATT CTTGTCCCAGTGGTGAGAAAGCAGTGGGTGATCAGTATTGTAAACC aTGTCCTTTTGGATACTCTGGTTTCAACTGTAAAGAAT CGTACCTCTTAATTCTGGTTGTGGTCGCCTGTGTTTTGGGCGTACTTCTTCTCGGCACTCTCATAGGCACTGTAGTCTTGTACACGAG GTCAACGAAAACAACCAAATCTTCAGAAAAAGATACCCCGAAAGGCAATCTGGAGTTCAACAAACCTGCAGGAATTCCCAGGATCCCACGGGTTAACCCTAATACTGGCTGGCAACCAACCAATCTGGAGATGACAGACAGTGGAAGCAGACGTGCCCTGGTCACAAAAGATCGCACAGAGAACACAGCG ATGTGGGACTCTGACTACAGTGATGACACAAGGGGCTATAAGAGCCAGATGCCCTCTAGAACAGGATATGGAGCCGCTGGAGCGTATAACGGCTCCAGGGCCTCAAAGAATCCCTACAGTGATGTATATGGGGACAGAATACGCAGATACTAA
- the muc13b gene encoding mucin-13b isoform X13, with the protein MALIKKVLSLCLLILLVGATTTAITPTDSGATTTAITSTDSGATTTAPTPTDSGATTTAITSTDSGATTTAPTPTDSGATTTAPTPTDSGATTTAPTPTDSGATTTAPTPTDSGATTTAPTPTDSGATTTAPTPTDSGATTTAPTPTDSGATTTAPTPTDSDPCASNPCLSDSTCQQLLTNYTCVCRPGLFYNETLKLCTLARTFPTDLRFPDMTYKEAMKNKNSKEFQTIAHDILKEIKEVFKGKNGYLGSTVLSLNPGSVIADVENFFSLSSEVNKIEVEEALKSATGTGSGFLKGATVEPSDICRSGFCEDSSTVCTAENGLANCVCKGGYVKLTATQQACYSCPSGEKAVGDQYCKPCPFGYSGFNCKESYLLILVVVACVLGVLLLGTLIGTVVLYTRSTKTTKSSEKDTPKGNLEFNKPAGIPRIPRVNPNTGWQPTNLEMTDSGSRRALVTKDRTENTAMWDSDYSDDTRGYKSQMPSRTGYGAAGAYNGSRASKNPYSDVYGDRIRRY; encoded by the exons ATGGCTCTAATTAAAAAAGTCTTGAGCTTATGCTTACTGATTCTGCTTGTGG GTGCAACCACAACTGCTATCACTCCAACTGACTCAG GTGCAACCACAACTGCTATCACTTCAACTGACTCAG GTGCAACCACAACTGCTCCCACTCCAACTGACTCAG GTGCAACCACAACTGCTATCACTTCAACTGACTCAG GTGCAACCACAACTGCTCCCACTCCAACTGACTCAG GTGCAACCACAACTGCTCCCACTCCAACTGACTCAG GTGCAACCACAACTGCTCCCACTCCAACTGACTCAG GTGCAACCACAACTGCTCCCACTCCAACTGACTCAG GTGCAACCACAACTGCTCCCACTCCAACTGACTCAG GTGCAACCACAACTGCTCCCACTCCAACTGACTCAG GTGCAACCACAACTGCTCCCACTCCAACTGACTCAG GTGCAACCACAACTGCTCCCACTCCAACTGACTCAG ATCCCTGTGCCTCGAACCCTTGTTTGTCAGACAGCACCTGTCAACAGCTCCTGACTAactacacgtgtgtgtgtcgACCGGGACTGTTCTataatgaaacactgaaattatGTACTCTAG CAAGGACTTTCCCAACAGATTTAAGATTTCCAGACATGACATATAAAGAagcaatgaaaaacaaaaactcaaaAGAATTCCAAACGATAGCACATGATATTCTTAAAGAG ATTAAGGAAGTTTTCAAGGGTAAAAATGGTTATCTTGGATCCACAGTTCTGAGTCTAAA CCCAGGCAGTGTCATAGCAGATGTGGAGAATTTCTTCAGTCTTTCGTCAGAAGTTAATAAAATTGAAGTAGAGGAGGCACTAAAGTCAGCAACTGGCACTGGATCTGGGTTTTTAAAAGGCGCTACAGTCGAGC caagtgacataTGCCGTAGTGGATTCTGTGAAGATTCAAGCACAGTATGTACAGCCGAGAATGGTCTAGCTAATTGCGTTTGCAAGGGCGGATATGTAAAGTTGACAGCAACACAACAGGCATGCTATT CTTGTCCCAGTGGTGAGAAAGCAGTGGGTGATCAGTATTGTAAACC aTGTCCTTTTGGATACTCTGGTTTCAACTGTAAAGAAT CGTACCTCTTAATTCTGGTTGTGGTCGCCTGTGTTTTGGGCGTACTTCTTCTCGGCACTCTCATAGGCACTGTAGTCTTGTACACGAG GTCAACGAAAACAACCAAATCTTCAGAAAAAGATACCCCGAAAGGCAATCTGGAGTTCAACAAACCTGCAGGAATTCCCAGGATCCCACGGGTTAACCCTAATACTGGCTGGCAACCAACCAATCTGGAGATGACAGACAGTGGAAGCAGACGTGCCCTGGTCACAAAAGATCGCACAGAGAACACAGCG ATGTGGGACTCTGACTACAGTGATGACACAAGGGGCTATAAGAGCCAGATGCCCTCTAGAACAGGATATGGAGCCGCTGGAGCGTATAACGGCTCCAGGGCCTCAAAGAATCCCTACAGTGATGTATATGGGGACAGAATACGCAGATACTAA
- the muc13b gene encoding mucin-13b isoform X25 yields the protein MALIKKVLSLCLLILLVGATTTAITPTDSGATTTAITSTDSGATTTAPTPTDSGATTTAITSTDSGATTTAPTPTDSGATTTAPTPTDSGATTTAPTPTDSGATTTAPTPTDSGATTTAPTPTDSGATTTAPTPTDSGATTTAPTPTDSDPCASNPCLSDSTCQQLLTNYTCVCRPGLFYNETLKLCTLARTFPTDLRFPDMTYKEAMKNKNSKEFQTIAHDILKEIKEVFKGKNGYLGSTVLSLNPGSVIADVENFFSLSSEVNKIEVEEALKSATGTGSGFLKGATVEPSDICRSGFCEDSSTVCTAENGLANCVCKGGYVKLTATQQACYSCPSGEKAVGDQYCKPCPFGYSGFNCKESYLLILVVVACVLGVLLLGTLIGTVVLYTRSTKTTKSSEKDTPKGNLEFNKPAGIPRIPRVNPNTGWQPTNLEMTDSGSRRALVTKDRTENTAMWDSDYSDDTRGYKSQMPSRTGYGAAGAYNGSRASKNPYSDVYGDRIRRY from the exons ATGGCTCTAATTAAAAAAGTCTTGAGCTTATGCTTACTGATTCTGCTTGTGG GTGCAACCACAACTGCTATCACTCCAACTGACTCAG GTGCAACCACAACTGCTATCACTTCAACTGACTCAG GTGCAACCACAACTGCTCCCACTCCAACTGACTCAG GTGCAACCACAACTGCTATCACTTCAACTGACTCAG GTGCAACCACAACTGCTCCCACTCCAACTGACTCAG GTGCAACCACAACTGCTCCCACTCCAACTGACTCAG GTGCAACCACAACTGCTCCCACTCCAACTGACTCAG GTGCAACCACAACTGCTCCCACTCCAACTGACTCAG GTGCAACCACAACTGCTCCCACTCCAACTGACTCAG GTGCAACCACAACTGCTCCCACTCCAACTGACTCAG GTGCAACCACAACTGCTCCCACTCCAACTGACTCAG ATCCCTGTGCCTCGAACCCTTGTTTGTCAGACAGCACCTGTCAACAGCTCCTGACTAactacacgtgtgtgtgtcgACCGGGACTGTTCTataatgaaacactgaaattatGTACTCTAG CAAGGACTTTCCCAACAGATTTAAGATTTCCAGACATGACATATAAAGAagcaatgaaaaacaaaaactcaaaAGAATTCCAAACGATAGCACATGATATTCTTAAAGAG ATTAAGGAAGTTTTCAAGGGTAAAAATGGTTATCTTGGATCCACAGTTCTGAGTCTAAA CCCAGGCAGTGTCATAGCAGATGTGGAGAATTTCTTCAGTCTTTCGTCAGAAGTTAATAAAATTGAAGTAGAGGAGGCACTAAAGTCAGCAACTGGCACTGGATCTGGGTTTTTAAAAGGCGCTACAGTCGAGC caagtgacataTGCCGTAGTGGATTCTGTGAAGATTCAAGCACAGTATGTACAGCCGAGAATGGTCTAGCTAATTGCGTTTGCAAGGGCGGATATGTAAAGTTGACAGCAACACAACAGGCATGCTATT CTTGTCCCAGTGGTGAGAAAGCAGTGGGTGATCAGTATTGTAAACC aTGTCCTTTTGGATACTCTGGTTTCAACTGTAAAGAAT CGTACCTCTTAATTCTGGTTGTGGTCGCCTGTGTTTTGGGCGTACTTCTTCTCGGCACTCTCATAGGCACTGTAGTCTTGTACACGAG GTCAACGAAAACAACCAAATCTTCAGAAAAAGATACCCCGAAAGGCAATCTGGAGTTCAACAAACCTGCAGGAATTCCCAGGATCCCACGGGTTAACCCTAATACTGGCTGGCAACCAACCAATCTGGAGATGACAGACAGTGGAAGCAGACGTGCCCTGGTCACAAAAGATCGCACAGAGAACACAGCG ATGTGGGACTCTGACTACAGTGATGACACAAGGGGCTATAAGAGCCAGATGCCCTCTAGAACAGGATATGGAGCCGCTGGAGCGTATAACGGCTCCAGGGCCTCAAAGAATCCCTACAGTGATGTATATGGGGACAGAATACGCAGATACTAA
- the muc13b gene encoding mucin-13b isoform X32 has product MALIKKVLSLCLLILLVGATTTAITPTDSGATTTAITSTDSGATTTAITSTDSGATTTAPTPTDSGATTTAPTPTDSGATTTAPTPTDSGATTTAPTPTDSGATTTAPTPTDSGATTTAPTPTDSGATTTAPTPTDSDPCASNPCLSDSTCQQLLTNYTCVCRPGLFYNETLKLCTLARTFPTDLRFPDMTYKEAMKNKNSKEFQTIAHDILKEIKEVFKGKNGYLGSTVLSLNPGSVIADVENFFSLSSEVNKIEVEEALKSATGTGSGFLKGATVEPSDICRSGFCEDSSTVCTAENGLANCVCKGGYVKLTATQQACYSCPSGEKAVGDQYCKPCPFGYSGFNCKESYLLILVVVACVLGVLLLGTLIGTVVLYTRSTKTTKSSEKDTPKGNLEFNKPAGIPRIPRVNPNTGWQPTNLEMTDSGSRRALVTKDRTENTAMWDSDYSDDTRGYKSQMPSRTGYGAAGAYNGSRASKNPYSDVYGDRIRRY; this is encoded by the exons ATGGCTCTAATTAAAAAAGTCTTGAGCTTATGCTTACTGATTCTGCTTGTGG GTGCAACCACAACTGCTATCACTCCAACTGACTCAG GTGCAACCACAACTGCTATCACTTCAACTGACTCAG GTGCAACCACAACTGCTATCACTTCAACTGACTCAG GTGCAACCACAACTGCTCCCACTCCAACTGACTCAG GTGCAACCACAACTGCTCCCACTCCAACTGACTCAG GTGCAACCACAACTGCTCCCACTCCAACTGACTCAG GTGCAACCACAACTGCTCCCACTCCAACTGACTCAG GTGCAACCACAACTGCTCCCACTCCAACTGACTCAG GTGCAACCACAACTGCTCCCACTCCAACTGACTCAG GTGCAACCACAACTGCTCCCACTCCAACTGACTCAG ATCCCTGTGCCTCGAACCCTTGTTTGTCAGACAGCACCTGTCAACAGCTCCTGACTAactacacgtgtgtgtgtcgACCGGGACTGTTCTataatgaaacactgaaattatGTACTCTAG CAAGGACTTTCCCAACAGATTTAAGATTTCCAGACATGACATATAAAGAagcaatgaaaaacaaaaactcaaaAGAATTCCAAACGATAGCACATGATATTCTTAAAGAG ATTAAGGAAGTTTTCAAGGGTAAAAATGGTTATCTTGGATCCACAGTTCTGAGTCTAAA CCCAGGCAGTGTCATAGCAGATGTGGAGAATTTCTTCAGTCTTTCGTCAGAAGTTAATAAAATTGAAGTAGAGGAGGCACTAAAGTCAGCAACTGGCACTGGATCTGGGTTTTTAAAAGGCGCTACAGTCGAGC caagtgacataTGCCGTAGTGGATTCTGTGAAGATTCAAGCACAGTATGTACAGCCGAGAATGGTCTAGCTAATTGCGTTTGCAAGGGCGGATATGTAAAGTTGACAGCAACACAACAGGCATGCTATT CTTGTCCCAGTGGTGAGAAAGCAGTGGGTGATCAGTATTGTAAACC aTGTCCTTTTGGATACTCTGGTTTCAACTGTAAAGAAT CGTACCTCTTAATTCTGGTTGTGGTCGCCTGTGTTTTGGGCGTACTTCTTCTCGGCACTCTCATAGGCACTGTAGTCTTGTACACGAG GTCAACGAAAACAACCAAATCTTCAGAAAAAGATACCCCGAAAGGCAATCTGGAGTTCAACAAACCTGCAGGAATTCCCAGGATCCCACGGGTTAACCCTAATACTGGCTGGCAACCAACCAATCTGGAGATGACAGACAGTGGAAGCAGACGTGCCCTGGTCACAAAAGATCGCACAGAGAACACAGCG ATGTGGGACTCTGACTACAGTGATGACACAAGGGGCTATAAGAGCCAGATGCCCTCTAGAACAGGATATGGAGCCGCTGGAGCGTATAACGGCTCCAGGGCCTCAAAGAATCCCTACAGTGATGTATATGGGGACAGAATACGCAGATACTAA
- the muc13b gene encoding mucin-13b isoform X1 has translation MALIKKVLSLCLLILLVGATTTAITPTDSGATTTAITSTDSGATTTAPTPTDSGATTTAITSTDSGATTTAPTPTDSGATTTAPTPTDSGATTTAITSTDSGATTTAPTPTDSGATTTAPTPTDSGATTTAPTPTDSGATTTAPTPTDSGATTTAPTPTDSGATTTAPTPTDSGATTTAPTPTDSDPCASNPCLSDSTCQQLLTNYTCVCRPGLFYNETLKLCTLARTFPTDLRFPDMTYKEAMKNKNSKEFQTIAHDILKEIKEVFKGKNGYLGSTVLSLNPGSVIADVENFFSLSSEVNKIEVEEALKSATGTGSGFLKGATVEPSDICRSGFCEDSSTVCTAENGLANCVCKGGYVKLTATQQACYSCPSGEKAVGDQYCKPCPFGYSGFNCKESYLLILVVVACVLGVLLLGTLIGTVVLYTRSTKTTKSSEKDTPKGNLEFNKPAGIPRIPRVNPNTGWQPTNLEMTDSGSRRALVTKDRTENTAMWDSDYSDDTRGYKSQMPSRTGYGAAGAYNGSRASKNPYSDVYGDRIRRY, from the exons ATGGCTCTAATTAAAAAAGTCTTGAGCTTATGCTTACTGATTCTGCTTGTGG GTGCAACCACAACTGCTATCACTCCAACTGACTCAG GTGCAACCACAACTGCTATCACTTCAACTGACTCAG GTGCAACCACAACTGCTCCCACTCCAACTGACTCAG GTGCAACCACAACTGCTATCACTTCAACTGACTCAG GTGCAACCACAACTGCTCCCACTCCAACTGACTCAG GTGCAACCACAACTGCTCCCACTCCAACTGACTCAG GTGCAACCACAACTGCTATCACTTCAACTGACTCAG GTGCAACCACAACTGCTCCCACTCCAACTGACTCAG GTGCAACCACAACTGCTCCCACTCCAACTGACTCAG GTGCAACCACAACTGCTCCCACTCCAACTGACTCAG GTGCAACCACAACTGCTCCCACTCCAACTGACTCAG GTGCAACCACAACTGCTCCCACTCCAACTGACTCAG GTGCAACCACAACTGCTCCCACTCCAACTGACTCAG GTGCAACCACAACTGCTCCCACTCCAACTGACTCAG ATCCCTGTGCCTCGAACCCTTGTTTGTCAGACAGCACCTGTCAACAGCTCCTGACTAactacacgtgtgtgtgtcgACCGGGACTGTTCTataatgaaacactgaaattatGTACTCTAG CAAGGACTTTCCCAACAGATTTAAGATTTCCAGACATGACATATAAAGAagcaatgaaaaacaaaaactcaaaAGAATTCCAAACGATAGCACATGATATTCTTAAAGAG ATTAAGGAAGTTTTCAAGGGTAAAAATGGTTATCTTGGATCCACAGTTCTGAGTCTAAA CCCAGGCAGTGTCATAGCAGATGTGGAGAATTTCTTCAGTCTTTCGTCAGAAGTTAATAAAATTGAAGTAGAGGAGGCACTAAAGTCAGCAACTGGCACTGGATCTGGGTTTTTAAAAGGCGCTACAGTCGAGC caagtgacataTGCCGTAGTGGATTCTGTGAAGATTCAAGCACAGTATGTACAGCCGAGAATGGTCTAGCTAATTGCGTTTGCAAGGGCGGATATGTAAAGTTGACAGCAACACAACAGGCATGCTATT CTTGTCCCAGTGGTGAGAAAGCAGTGGGTGATCAGTATTGTAAACC aTGTCCTTTTGGATACTCTGGTTTCAACTGTAAAGAAT CGTACCTCTTAATTCTGGTTGTGGTCGCCTGTGTTTTGGGCGTACTTCTTCTCGGCACTCTCATAGGCACTGTAGTCTTGTACACGAG GTCAACGAAAACAACCAAATCTTCAGAAAAAGATACCCCGAAAGGCAATCTGGAGTTCAACAAACCTGCAGGAATTCCCAGGATCCCACGGGTTAACCCTAATACTGGCTGGCAACCAACCAATCTGGAGATGACAGACAGTGGAAGCAGACGTGCCCTGGTCACAAAAGATCGCACAGAGAACACAGCG ATGTGGGACTCTGACTACAGTGATGACACAAGGGGCTATAAGAGCCAGATGCCCTCTAGAACAGGATATGGAGCCGCTGGAGCGTATAACGGCTCCAGGGCCTCAAAGAATCCCTACAGTGATGTATATGGGGACAGAATACGCAGATACTAA